From the genome of Longispora fulva:
CGGCAGAACTCCAGGGTGTCGTCGGTCAGGTCGATCCCGTGCGGCGACAGTCCCCACCCGGTCCGCACCCCGACGGGGCCGTGGCCTGGGGCGAGCCAGGGGTAGGCGGCCACGGCGGACTGGGTGTGGCCGGGGAGGTCGATCTCGGGGACGACGGTCACGAACCGGGCGGCCGCGTATCCGACGATCTCGCGGAGGTCGTCGGCGGTGTAGTACCCGCCGTGGGGTCGGCCGTCGAAGCGCCCGTGCTGGCGGGAGCCGACCATGCTCTCGGCCCGCCAGCCGCCGACCTCGGTGAGCAGTGGATAGCCGGGGATCTCGACCCTCCAGCCCTGGTCGTCGGTGAGGTGCAGGTGCAGCACGTTGAGTTTGTGCGCGGCGAGGAGATCCACGAACCGCAGCACGTCGGCCTTGGGCATGAAGTGCCGGGCGACGTCGAGCATGCAGCCGCGCCACCCGTAGCGGGGCGCGTCGCGCACGGTCACGGCCGGTATCCGCCACGGGCCGTCGGCGACCGGTGCCCTGCGGTACGCGGCGGGTGGCAGGAGTTGGCGCAGGGTCTGGGCGCCGTGGAAGACGCCGGCCGGGTCGCCGCCGAGCAGGGTGACGCCGTCGCGGGTCACGACGAGCAGGTACCCGGAGGCGGGCAGCGCGGAATCCACCGCGAGCGCGATGGTCCCGTCCGCGCCGGCCGGGGGCAGCCAGCGGTCCAGCGCCGGGCCGAGTGCGCCGCGCAGCCAGTGCGCGACGCCGTCCAGGCCCTCCCCGACGGACAGCCCGGTCCGCGCGGTCAGCTCGAACTCGCCGGCGCCCCAGGTCACGGATCTCGGGAGCGGCAGCATCAGTCCTTCACCGCCCCGCCGAGGCCGGAGACGAGTCTGCGTTGGACGAGGACGAAGAAGAGCAGTACCGGAATGGTCATCAGGGTCGAGGCCGCCATGATGCCGCCCCAGTCGTTCTCGTCGGGTTTGACGAACATCTGCAACGCCGCCGGCAGGGTCTGGTTGCCCTTCGCGCTGATGATGAACGTCTTGGCGAAGATGAAGTCGTTCCACGCCGTGATGAATGAGAACACGCTGGTCGCGGCCAGTCCGGGCGCGGCGAGCGGGAAGGTGATCCGCCACAGCACGGTGAACCGGCTGGCCCCGTCCACGAGGGCCGCCTCCTCGACGGCCTCGGGGACGGCGGCGACGAAGCCGCGCATCATCCAGATCGCGAACGGCAGTGAGAACGCCAGGTGCGTGATCACCAGCGAGCCCAGCGTGTTGAGCCCGACGCCGGGCACGGTGCCGCCGAGGTCGCGGACCAGGAAGAACAGCGGGATGGTCAGGGCCTCCACCGGCACCATCTGCGCGATCAGGAACAGCACGAGGATGGTGGTGCGCCACCGGAACCGGAACCGGGTCAGCGCGACGGCCGCCAGGAAGGCGACCAGACCCGAGAGCACGACGACGGTACCGGCGACGATCAGGCTGTTGAGGAAGTACCGGCCGAAGTTCTCCTGGCCGATCACCCGCTCGAAGCTGTCCAGGCTGGGGTGCCAGGTCCAGGGCCGCACGGCCGTGGAGGTGATCTCGCCGGCAGGTTTGAAGGCCGACAGCAGCATCCAGTAGATCGGGAACACGGTGACGGCGGCGGCGAGCAGCGCCGCGGCGTTGGCGAGGGGACGCTTCACAGGTGCTCCCCCTGGCGGCGGATCGCGCGGACGTAGAACAGGGTGACGGCGAGCAGGATCACGGTCGTCACGACGCCGATCGCCGAGCCCAGGCCGTACTCGGAGGAGCCGAACGCCTTCTGGTAGGCGAACACGTTCAGCACCAGGTTCTGCCCGGCTATGCCGCCGCCGGTCATCACGTAGATCTGGGTGAAGATCTTGAAGTCCCAGATCACCGACTGGATGACCACGATGGTGATGACGGGCCGCAGGATCGGCACGATCACCTTCCAGAACTGTTGCCACACTGTGGCCCCGTCGATCCGGGACGCCTCGAGCACGGACTCGGGGACGGCCCTGATCCCGGCGTACAGGCTGACCATCACGAACGGGAAGGAGTGCCACACGACCGTGGCCCCGACCAGGGCGAAGGCCGAGTACCGGTCGTAGAACCAGTTGTGGCCGCCGAGCCCGAGGGTCTGGTTGACCAGCCCCAGATCGGTGTCGAACAGGAACAGCCACACCGTCGAGCCGGTCATCGCCGGGGCCGCCCAGGCCGCCATCGCCGCGAGCGACAGCACGGTCCTGGGCACCCGGCCGACCCGGGTGAGCAGCACCGCGAGCGCCGCGCCCACCGCGAGGGTCGCGAGCACGCACGCCGCCGCGAACCACACCGTGGTGCTCAGCACGCTCCAGAACTGCGGATCGGACAACAGCGTCGTGTAGTTGCCCACGCCGACGAACTCTGCCGGCTGACCGCCGGAGACCTGCGGCTGGCGGTAGTCGAAGACCGAGATCAGGCCCAACTGGTACAGGGGGTAGCCGAACAGCGGCACCAGCACCACGGCGGTGGGCAGCAGATACAGCAGCGGCAGGAACCGCCCCCGCCTCGCGGCAGTGGTCATCGGCCGAAGGCGCTGTTGATCGCGGTGTTGGCCTCCTCGGTGGCCGCCTCGACGCTGGCCTGCCCGGTGACGACCTTCTGCAGCATGGTCGGCACGACCTTCTGGCTGTCCACCTTCACCCAGGCCGGGTCGAGCGGCACGAACCGGGTGCCGGCGGCGGCCGTGGCCAGGAACGGCTTGAGGAACGGGTCCCTGGCGGCCACGTCGGCGAGCGCGGCGGAGCTGGTCGGCAGGTTGCCCATCGCGTCGTACATCTTCGTCTGGTACTTCTTCCCGCCGAGCAGCTTCGTGAACTCCACGGCCAGGGTGCGCTTCTTCGTGCCCTTCAGCACGCCGAGGTTGTTGCCGCCGGCGAACGCCGGGGCGATCGAGCCGGCCTTCGCGCCCGGCAGCGGGACCACGGCGTACTTCCCCTTGGCCGCCCCGGCGTCGACCGCGCCCCGGTTGAAGTTGCCGAGGATGGCCATCCCGGCCTTGCCGGTGGCGAACAGTTCGGCCGTCTTGCCGCCGGTCAGCCCGGCGCAGGCCTGGGCGGGACACGTGGCGAACAGGTCGGTGTACGCCTTCACCCCGGCCCTCGACCGCTCCGAACCGATCGCGGCGGCGAACTTGCCCTCCTTGCGCACCGCGATGTCGCCGCCGGCGTCCCAGACGAAGGGCAGTGCGCCGAAGGTGTACTCGCCGCCGACCGCGATGCCGTACAGCTCGGGCTTCGCGGCGCGGATCCTCGTGGCCGCCGCCGCGAGTTCGGCGTAGGAGGTCGGGGGCGCGATGCCCAGCTCGGTGAACACGTCGGTGCGGTAGTAGAGGGCGCGCAGGCCCACGTACCAGGGCATGCCGTAGAGCTTGCCGTCGATCGTGGCGCTGGCGAGCAGGTCCTTGCCGATGTCCCCGCCGGTCACGTCCTTCGTGATGTCCGCGAACCCGCCGGCCGCGACGTAGTCGGCGACGTCGGTGTTGCCGTACTCGGCGACGTCCGGGGCGCTGTCCGGGTCACTGAACGCGCCCTTGAACTTCTCGTGCCGGGTGGCGTTCGTCGGGATGTAGCTGATCTCGACCGTCACGTCCTTGTGCGCGGCAGTGAACTCGGCGACCGCCTCCTGGACGACCTTCTCCTTCGGCGGCTGGTTGGGCTCCTGGAACAGCCAGACCCGCAACGCCCCGGTGCTCTCGTCGACCCCGGCGTTCTCCTGCGGCGCGGCCGAGGGCGGCGCGCAGGCGGTCAGCAGGGCGCCGGCGACGGCCAGCGCTGCCCATTTCACGATCTTCACGGGGTACCTCCAGGGGGCGTCGTTCCGCTGGGCGGAAACCTAGACACCGGGCGGCGGCACGGACAAGGTTCTTCACGAATCGTTCTGCAATGCAAAACGCGATGCCGAGGAAGTATGGTCTGGGCATGACCGAGCGCAACCAGTCCTCCTCACTCCGCCGCGCGCTCGCCGTGCTCGGCCACGTCCGCGAGCACGCCGGGGTGGGCCGGGGGGTGTCGCTGACCGCGCTCGCCGAGGACCTGGAGCTGTCCAAGAGCACGGTGTTACGCCTGGCCACGCCCCTGATCGAGGCCAACCTGCTCGCCAGGGACCGCGACACCGGAGCGTTCCGGCTCGGGCACGGCGCGCTGGTCCTCGGCCAGGCCTATCTCTCCACACTGGACCTTCGCGCGGTGGCCGCGGAGGAGGCGCACCGGCTGATGCGCGAGGCTCAGGAGACGGTGCACCTGTGCGTGTACGACGCCCCACACGTCGTCTACATCGACAAGGTGGAGAACCAGACGAACCTGCGGATGGCATCAAGGGTGGGCAGCAGGATGCCGGCGTACTGCACGGCGGTCGGGAAGGCGATCCTGGCGTTCCTGCCGGACACCGCCATGGACGCGGCCGTCGAGGCCGGCATGCCGGCGCTCACCCCGCACACCATCACCGACCCGGACAAGCTGCGCGCGGAACTGGTGAAGATCCGCGGTCGGGGGTACGCCGTGGACGACCGCGAGAACGAGCAGGAGGTCCGATGTGTGGCGGCCCCCATCTTCGATCACTCCAATATGGTGGTCGCCGCGATGTCGGTGTCGGGGCTGACGTCCCGGATCACGCCGACCCGGGCACGCGAGCTGGGCGTGACCGTGACGGGCGCGTGTCTGCGGATCTCGCGCGGCCTCGGCTCGACGCGGTGACGGCCGCCGGAAGCCGGAACAGGTGTCGCCGTAACCATATTGTGGTTGTCGGCTTTTCAGCCGGGATGCGGAGTGGGGCGCGCGGCCGGCCACCAGGCCAACGGCAACGGGACCGGGTGCCGAGGCGGGGGCAGTCGCCGGCGTCGGCGGCGGCGCGCGTCGTCGGCCGCCGCCCAGCGGGCCTCGATGTCCGCGATGAGGGCGTCCACCGGTTCCGGAACCCTGTCGGCCGTCATGCTGCGGACGCTACCGTTTCGGAACGGGACATGAAGTGCGAATGCCCTGAACCCATGCATGATCCGGGTACCGGCCGGGCCGCGCCGTGAGCCCGCGGTGGGCGGTGCTCGCCGTGTTCGCCGTGCACGGGGCCGTGTCCGGCAGCCTCGCCGCCCGGATGCCGTGGATCGCCGACCACGTCGGCGCCGGCCCCGGACAGTTGGGCGTCGCACTGACCATGCCGGCCGTGGGCGCGATGGCCGCGATGCCGTTCGCCGGCCGGATCGTGGCCCGGCTCGGCGGCCGGCGCGCCACCCGGGCGCTGATCGCCGCGTGGGCGGCCGTCCTCGTCCTGCCGGCCCTCGCGCCTGACCTGGTCGGACTGTGCGGGGCGCTGCTGCTCGCCGGAGCGTGCGCCGGCATGTCGGACATGGCCATGAACGCCGAGGGCGTCGCCGTCGAGAAACTGCTCGGCCGGCCCGTCATGTCCGGGCTGCACGGCGGCTGGAGCATCGGCGGCCTGCTCGCCGGCGGGCTCGGCGCCGGGCTCGCCCGCGCCGGGGTCGACGCCCGGTGGCACTTCGCCGTCCTCGGGGCGACGCTGGTGGTCCTCGGGGTCGCGGCCACCCGGCACCTGCCGTCCGGGAGCGCCGCCGCCGGCACCCCGTTCGCATTGCCCCGGGGGATCGTGCTCGCCATCGCGCTCGTCGGGTTCTGCGCCTGCTTCGCCGAGACCGCCACCGCCGACTGGTCGGCGATCTACCTGGTCCGGGTACTCGGCTCGGGACCAGCGGCCGGGGCCGTCGCGTACGCCGGGTTCGCCGCGGCCATGACCCTCGGCCGGCTCACCGGGGACGCCGTCGTGCACCGGTACGGCCCCGTCGGCACCACCCGGGTCACCGGAGCGTTCGGCACGGTCGGCGGGATCCTGGTCGTGGTGGCGTGGGCCCCGTGGGTGGCCGTCGCCGGGTTCGCGCTGATCGGCCTGGGCATCGCGACCGTCGTCCCCCTGGTGTTCTCCGCCGCCGGGCGCACCGGCCACGGCACGCACGCGATCGCCAGCGTCGCCACGGTCGCCTACGGCGCCGGCCTCGCCGCGCCCGGCGTCGTCGGCGGACTGGCCGACGCCACGTCCCTCACCGTGTCGTTCACCGTGATCACGGCCCTGGTGGCGGTGGTCGCGCTGTCGGCGAGAACACTGCGACTTGACGTCCAGTCCAGTTGAACTCCTAGGGTGCTCCAGACCCCTACCGAGGAGAGTTCCATGTCGCAGTCCCCGATCCGTCTGGCCGTCATCATCGGCAGTACCCGCGAGGGCCGGATCTCGCCCACCGTCGCGCGCTGGTTCGTCGCGCAGGCCGAGCAGGCCGGCCGGTTCGAGGTCGACCTGATCGACGTCGCCGATATCGACGTCCGCCCCGACATGAGCGGCGGACCCACCGCCGTCGCCGACCGGCTCGACGCCGCGGAGGCGTTCGTGGTGGTGACGCCCGAGTACAACCACAGCTTCCCCGGCCCGCTGAAGAGCCTGATCGACGCGCACAAGCCCGAGTGGCGGGCCAAGCCGGTCGGGTTCGTCAGCTACGGCGGGGTGTCCGGGGGACTGCGGGCCGTCGAGCAGCTCCGACTCGTCTTCACGGAGCTGCACACGGTGTCCGTCCGGGAGTGCGTCAGCTTCCACGGGGTGTGGAGCCGGTTCGACGCGGAGGGCGCGTTGCAGGACCCGACGGCCGCCGAGGGGGCCGCGAAGGTGATGCTCGACCAGTTGGCGTGGTGGGGGAAGGCGCTCCGCGACGCGAAGGCCCTGGTCCCGTACGGATCCTGAGCCGGATCACGGACCGCGGGCCGGGGCTCCGGCCGCAGGGCGGTGGCCGTAGTCCCGGGTCGCCGGCTCCGGCCGGGTCGCGTGCGGCTCCGCCGTCGGATCCCGACCCGCCCGGCAGTCGTTAACATCGAAGGATGACGACAGAGGACAGCACGGCTGAGCGCGACTTCAGCACCCTTCCGGCGCGGGTCCGCCCGGAGGAGATGGTCGGTTCCCAGGAGACCCGGAGCACCCGGGACCTGCCGGACGACGTGAACCCGAGCCAGAACGAGGCGCTCCAGGCGGGCGGCTGATCCGTCACGCCGTCGGCGGTAGCCAGTCCGGCAGGGGCTCACGGGCGGCCAGCCAGGCCCCGGGGATCCCCGTCACGCCCGGCCCCGCTCCGGTCCCGGTGTGCGCGGCCACGATCCCTCCCACGATCGCCGCGGTGGTGTCCATGTCCCCGCCGGCCTCGACGCACGCGCGGATCGCCGCCGGGTAGTCGGTGAGGAACGTCGCGGCCGTCCACAGCGCGAAGGGCACGGTGTCCTGGGCGCTGACCCGCGCCCCGTTGCCCAGCTCGTAGGCGGCCCCGGCGACCGACCGGCCCAGCAGGGTCCGCGCGCGGCGGACGCCGTCGGCCGTCAGGCCCCCGGCGATATAGGGCTCGACGACATCCAGCAGATTGTCGGATGTCGTCCCCCGGCTCGCGGCGGCGTGGCAGGCGGCCACCGCGACGGCCATCGCGCCGACGATCCCCTCGGGGTGACGGTGGGTGACCTCGGCGGACAGCGCGGCCTCGGCGGCGGCCCGGTCCGGGTCCCCGGCGAAGAAGGCGCCCAGCGGCGCGACCCGCATCGCGGCCCCGTTGCCCCAGGAGCCGCGCCCGCCGAACAGTGCCCCGGCCGCCTCCGCCCAGGGCAATCCGTCCCGGATCTGGTGCAGGACGACGACGGCGCCGCCGCCGTAGCCCCGGTACGGTTCGCAGCGTTCGGCGAAGGCCATGGCCAGCGCGTCGCGGTCGATGGCGCCCCGGTGGTGGAGTTCCGCGTACACCGAGCAGGCCATCTCCGTGTCGTCGGTCCACGGCCATGGCGGTGCCGGCGGTCGGCCGGCGAGGAGGTCGGGCAGCGAGCTGCCGGGGACGAAGAACTGGGCGCCGAGGGCGTCGCCGACGGACAGACCGTCGAGGGAGTCGCGGGCGGGATCGGGAGTGGTCATACGCCGCCCATCATGCCCGCCCGGCCCGTCCTCCGCCACACCGATCCGGGCCTGGCCCCGGGCCCGTCGGAGTTGGGGCGGTGTGCGAACGGGGCCCACTTCCTGGACCCGAGCGGGCACAACATGGAGATCATCACGCGGCCGTACGGCAGCGCCGGGTAGGTTTTCCGTCGGGCGGAAAGCGCGGTACGGGCGATTCCGGAGCATGTTAGACACCGTGGGCCCGCCCCAGCCGAACGAGAGGAACGTCCGATGCCCGACACGGAACTGTCCCGGCGTGCGCTCCTCGGCGCGACCGCCGCCACCGGCAGCGCACTCCTGATGCCGGAAGCCGCAGCGGCGCGGGCCCCGGAGCTGGCCGCCCGCCCCCGGGTCTACCTGGGCACCTACACCGCCGACGGCGGCCATGGCCTGGGCGTCGGCGCCCTGGACCCGGCGACCGGCACCCCGACGGTCACGAGCTGGCTGACGGGCGTCCCCGACCCGTCCTGGGTCGACGTGTCCCCGGACCGCCGGTTCCTGTACACGATCAGCGAGTCCGGCGGCACGGTGCACGCGTTCCGGCTGGACTCGGCGGGCCACCCCGCCCCGCTCAACCAGCAGCCGACCGGCAAGGGGCCGGCGCACGTGGTCCTGCACCCGGACGGCCGGCACCTGCTCGTGTCGCTGTACGGCGGCGGGGCCGTGGTCGCCCATCCCGTGCTCCCCGACGGCCGGGTCGGCCCGGCGAGCGACACCGTGCGGCATCCCGGGACGGCGCACGCGCACCAGATCGTGGTCGACCCGTCGGGGCGGTGGCTGCTGGCGGCGGATCTGGGGCTGGACTCGGTCTACGTGTACGAGCTGAAGGAGGGCCGGTTCCGCCAGCACCGCCAGGTCCGGCTGCGCAAGGGCGCGGGCCCCCGGCACGTGGTGTTCCACCCGGGCGGCGAGTTCGTCTACGTCGCCAACGAGCTGGACTCCACCGTGGCCGTGTGCCGGTGGCGGGCCGGGGACCTGGTCGTCGGTCAGGTGCTCAGCACCCGCCCCGCCGACGCGCCGGGCGCGAACTATCCGGGCGAGATCGCGATCTCGGCGGACGGCCGGTTCGTCTACGTGTCCAACCGGGGCGACAACACGGTGGCCGTCCTCGGCACGACCGGCGACCGGCTGCGGCTGCTGGCGACCCCGTCCTGCGGCGGCGACTGGCCCCGGCACCTGGGCCTGGACGCGACCGGCCGGTGGCTGCACGTGGCCAACCAGCGCTCGGGCGACGTGACCTGGTTCCCGCTGGACCACGGACTCCCGGGCCCCCTCGCGGGCCGACTCCAGGCCCCCGCCGTCGCCCAGGTCCTCACAACCTGAGACCCCTTTTCCGGCTACGGAGGAGCCTCCCCTGCCACGACGGCCGATCGACGAGGGCTTTTGACACCCGCGCCCGCGCCCGGGAAGAATTGCCCGGAATCGTGATCCACAGTGGAGGTATCGTGTCGCACGTCATCGTGATCAACCGTTGGCGCGGCCCGTTCGCCGACTACGCCGCCTACCTCGACCACGCCGCGCACCACGTCACGTACGTCACGGCGGAGGCCGGGCCGGTGATCCCGGCCGGCGCGGCGGAGGTCCTCGTGGTCGGCGAGCTCTACGACTACCCCGCCGTCCGGGCCGCGCTCGCCCCCGCGATCGACCGGCTCGGCCCGCCCGACCTGGTGGTGGCCCTCAACGAGGCGAACCATCCGGTGGCGATGGCGCTGCGCGAGGAGTTCGACCTGCCGGGGCTGCGCGCGCCGGACACCCACCGGTTCCTCGACAAGCACGCGATGCTGCTGGCCGCGAGCGCGACGGGTGTGCCGGTGCCGGAGTTCGCGCTGGTCACCTCGCGCGCGGAGCTGGACGGGTTCGCCGCCGGGGTCGGCTGGCCGCTGATCGCCAAGCGGCTGTTCGGCGGGGGCAGCTCCGGCATCACCCGGTTGGAGGGCCCCGACCAGCCCTTCGAGGTGGACTCCCCACTACTGGTCCAGCGGTACCTGCCGTATCCGGTGTTCCACGTGGACGGCTGGTACACCGGGGAGAAGCTGGGCCCGTGGCTGGTGTCGCAGTACCTGAACATGCCCGACTCGGTGACCACCGGGCCGCTGGCGTTCACGCTGGGCGAGGCGGTCGGGTCGGTGGAGATCGACGATCCGGCGCTGTTGGACGCCGTGGAGGCGTTCCTGCTGAAGGTCATTCCGGGGATGTGCGCCGAGCCGTGGGTGTTCCACCTGGAGCTGTTCGTCACCGACGCCGGCGAGGTGGTGTTCCTCGAGGTGGGCCGGCGGCCGGGCGGCGGGGAGATCCCGTTCGTGTGGCGCGAGGTGCACGGGATCGACCTGATGGAGCTGGAGTTCCGGCTGCAGTGCGGCGAGGTGCCCGAGGTGGCGGAGTTCGGGCCGGGTGAGCGGGTCACCGGGCAGCTGCTGGTGCCGGTGACGACGCCGTCGCCGTACCGGGTGACGGCCGCCCCGAGCATGGCCGGCACCCCTGGCCTGTACGCGGAGGTGGTCCCCGAGGTCGGCACGGTCGCCCACAACCCGGTGGCCTACGAGTTCGCGGGCGGCCGGTTCCGGTTCGTGGGCGACGACACGGCGACGGTGGCCGCCCAGGTGATGGACGTGGCGGCCCGGTTCACCCTGCGCTGCGAGCCGGCCGACACCACGCCCACCACCTAGCGCGCCCCGGCACCGGGCCGCCCGCCCAGGCCCCTCACACCGACACCGTCAGCTCCTGGGTGCGGTGGTCGCTCATCTTCTCCGGCGAGCCGAACTCGTAGCTGTGCACCCGGACGGACCCCCGGGTGAACGCCCAGTCCAGTCGCCAGAACGGCATCCACACGTCGTCGCGCCAGGTCTGCGGGTACAGGGAACGGTTGGCCCGCAGCGCGTCGGTCGCGACCGACGTCAGCCACCGCATGTCCCCCATCGCCGGGGTGGTGTTGAAGTCCCCGGCGACGACCGACGGGTAGGGGTTGGCCGACAGGTCGGCGTGCAGCCCCTCGAACTGGGCCCGCCGCTTGAGGTCGTTGTCGTTGACGTCGAGGTAGAAGCC
Proteins encoded in this window:
- a CDS encoding beta-N-acetylhexosaminidase; the encoded protein is MLPLPRSVTWGAGEFELTARTGLSVGEGLDGVAHWLRGALGPALDRWLPPAGADGTIALAVDSALPASGYLLVVTRDGVTLLGGDPAGVFHGAQTLRQLLPPAAYRRAPVADGPWRIPAVTVRDAPRYGWRGCMLDVARHFMPKADVLRFVDLLAAHKLNVLHLHLTDDQGWRVEIPGYPLLTEVGGWRAESMVGSRQHGRFDGRPHGGYYTADDLREIVGYAAARFVTVVPEIDLPGHTQSAVAAYPWLAPGHGPVGVRTGWGLSPHGIDLTDDTLEFCRNVLDEVCALFPGEFIGIGGDECPPDQPLDARRRFGRALVDHLATHGRRAYAWDEILEGGAPRGVAVAAWRGPGVTRAAAEAGHDVVACPDLSTYLDYRQSDHADEPVPVGTVLTVDDVYAFDPATLAPDHPERLLGAQCNVWTEHMPTTRAVDYMVFPRLCAFAEVVWNSGRHADFRDRLAEHLPRLDAMGVEYRPEAGPLPWQRRPDAAGWPRDRADRESELDALVNAPR
- a CDS encoding carbohydrate ABC transporter permease; this encodes MKRPLANAAALLAAAVTVFPIYWMLLSAFKPAGEITSTAVRPWTWHPSLDSFERVIGQENFGRYFLNSLIVAGTVVVLSGLVAFLAAVALTRFRFRWRTTILVLFLIAQMVPVEALTIPLFFLVRDLGGTVPGVGLNTLGSLVITHLAFSLPFAIWMMRGFVAAVPEAVEEAALVDGASRFTVLWRITFPLAAPGLAATSVFSFITAWNDFIFAKTFIISAKGNQTLPAALQMFVKPDENDWGGIMAASTLMTIPVLLFFVLVQRRLVSGLGGAVKD
- a CDS encoding carbohydrate ABC transporter permease; translated protein: MTTAARRGRFLPLLYLLPTAVVLVPLFGYPLYQLGLISVFDYRQPQVSGGQPAEFVGVGNYTTLLSDPQFWSVLSTTVWFAAACVLATLAVGAALAVLLTRVGRVPRTVLSLAAMAAWAAPAMTGSTVWLFLFDTDLGLVNQTLGLGGHNWFYDRYSAFALVGATVVWHSFPFVMVSLYAGIRAVPESVLEASRIDGATVWQQFWKVIVPILRPVITIVVIQSVIWDFKIFTQIYVMTGGGIAGQNLVLNVFAYQKAFGSSEYGLGSAIGVVTTVILLAVTLFYVRAIRRQGEHL
- a CDS encoding extracellular solute-binding protein; this encodes MKIVKWAALAVAGALLTACAPPSAAPQENAGVDESTGALRVWLFQEPNQPPKEKVVQEAVAEFTAAHKDVTVEISYIPTNATRHEKFKGAFSDPDSAPDVAEYGNTDVADYVAAGGFADITKDVTGGDIGKDLLASATIDGKLYGMPWYVGLRALYYRTDVFTELGIAPPTSYAELAAAATRIRAAKPELYGIAVGGEYTFGALPFVWDAGGDIAVRKEGKFAAAIGSERSRAGVKAYTDLFATCPAQACAGLTGGKTAELFATGKAGMAILGNFNRGAVDAGAAKGKYAVVPLPGAKAGSIAPAFAGGNNLGVLKGTKKRTLAVEFTKLLGGKKYQTKMYDAMGNLPTSSAALADVAARDPFLKPFLATAAAGTRFVPLDPAWVKVDSQKVVPTMLQKVVTGQASVEAATEEANTAINSAFGR
- a CDS encoding IclR family transcriptional regulator, yielding MTERNQSSSLRRALAVLGHVREHAGVGRGVSLTALAEDLELSKSTVLRLATPLIEANLLARDRDTGAFRLGHGALVLGQAYLSTLDLRAVAAEEAHRLMREAQETVHLCVYDAPHVVYIDKVENQTNLRMASRVGSRMPAYCTAVGKAILAFLPDTAMDAAVEAGMPALTPHTITDPDKLRAELVKIRGRGYAVDDRENEQEVRCVAAPIFDHSNMVVAAMSVSGLTSRITPTRARELGVTVTGACLRISRGLGSTR
- a CDS encoding MFS transporter, coding for MSPRWAVLAVFAVHGAVSGSLAARMPWIADHVGAGPGQLGVALTMPAVGAMAAMPFAGRIVARLGGRRATRALIAAWAAVLVLPALAPDLVGLCGALLLAGACAGMSDMAMNAEGVAVEKLLGRPVMSGLHGGWSIGGLLAGGLGAGLARAGVDARWHFAVLGATLVVLGVAATRHLPSGSAAAGTPFALPRGIVLAIALVGFCACFAETATADWSAIYLVRVLGSGPAAGAVAYAGFAAAMTLGRLTGDAVVHRYGPVGTTRVTGAFGTVGGILVVVAWAPWVAVAGFALIGLGIATVVPLVFSAAGRTGHGTHAIASVATVAYGAGLAAPGVVGGLADATSLTVSFTVITALVAVVALSARTLRLDVQSS
- a CDS encoding NADPH-dependent FMN reductase, with translation MSQSPIRLAVIIGSTREGRISPTVARWFVAQAEQAGRFEVDLIDVADIDVRPDMSGGPTAVADRLDAAEAFVVVTPEYNHSFPGPLKSLIDAHKPEWRAKPVGFVSYGGVSGGLRAVEQLRLVFTELHTVSVRECVSFHGVWSRFDAEGALQDPTAAEGAAKVMLDQLAWWGKALRDAKALVPYGS
- a CDS encoding ADP-ribosylglycohydrolase family protein; translation: MTTPDPARDSLDGLSVGDALGAQFFVPGSSLPDLLAGRPPAPPWPWTDDTEMACSVYAELHHRGAIDRDALAMAFAERCEPYRGYGGGAVVVLHQIRDGLPWAEAAGALFGGRGSWGNGAAMRVAPLGAFFAGDPDRAAAEAALSAEVTHRHPEGIVGAMAVAVAACHAAASRGTTSDNLLDVVEPYIAGGLTADGVRRARTLLGRSVAGAAYELGNGARVSAQDTVPFALWTAATFLTDYPAAIRACVEAGGDMDTTAAIVGGIVAAHTGTGAGPGVTGIPGAWLAAREPLPDWLPPTA
- a CDS encoding lactonase family protein, coding for MPDTELSRRALLGATAATGSALLMPEAAAARAPELAARPRVYLGTYTADGGHGLGVGALDPATGTPTVTSWLTGVPDPSWVDVSPDRRFLYTISESGGTVHAFRLDSAGHPAPLNQQPTGKGPAHVVLHPDGRHLLVSLYGGGAVVAHPVLPDGRVGPASDTVRHPGTAHAHQIVVDPSGRWLLAADLGLDSVYVYELKEGRFRQHRQVRLRKGAGPRHVVFHPGGEFVYVANELDSTVAVCRWRAGDLVVGQVLSTRPADAPGANYPGEIAISADGRFVYVSNRGDNTVAVLGTTGDRLRLLATPSCGGDWPRHLGLDATGRWLHVANQRSGDVTWFPLDHGLPGPLAGRLQAPAVAQVLTT
- a CDS encoding ATP-grasp domain-containing protein, whose product is MSHVIVINRWRGPFADYAAYLDHAAHHVTYVTAEAGPVIPAGAAEVLVVGELYDYPAVRAALAPAIDRLGPPDLVVALNEANHPVAMALREEFDLPGLRAPDTHRFLDKHAMLLAASATGVPVPEFALVTSRAELDGFAAGVGWPLIAKRLFGGGSSGITRLEGPDQPFEVDSPLLVQRYLPYPVFHVDGWYTGEKLGPWLVSQYLNMPDSVTTGPLAFTLGEAVGSVEIDDPALLDAVEAFLLKVIPGMCAEPWVFHLELFVTDAGEVVFLEVGRRPGGGEIPFVWREVHGIDLMELEFRLQCGEVPEVAEFGPGERVTGQLLVPVTTPSPYRVTAAPSMAGTPGLYAEVVPEVGTVAHNPVAYEFAGGRFRFVGDDTATVAAQVMDVAARFTLRCEPADTTPTT